The Eublepharis macularius isolate TG4126 chromosome 12, MPM_Emac_v1.0, whole genome shotgun sequence genomic sequence TTGGATTACCCAGTATATTAAGAGACCTGCTGTAAAATGTGTACTTTTTTCGCCTCCCAACTGATGAACATGCCATCATTAAGATGAGTTCAATTTTGACCCTGCTGTGAAAACAAAAGGTGGCAGCAGGTCAGCCATCAGTTCTCACCATAGACCACCCGTCATGTGCTACAATGAGCCACCCTATAAGGTCGGTTTGTTTTTCTGGTTTTAATCCTGCCTGTGGCAGATGTGGTTATCCCTCATCCCTtgtatcttcataacaaccctgtgaggtaggttaggctacaaGAGAGAGCGACTGGGCAAGATaaaccagtgagtttcatggcagagtagagatttgaaccatgGTCTCCTCAGGGCTAATCGAATGTTCTTACCACTATGGCATGCTGACTCTTGAATGTTTTTCTGTAGGGTGCTGCTACCATTGAGTCATGTATTTTCTCATCTTGCTTTCACTCCTTAGGATCTCAGTTGACAAAAATTGCTTTGGTGTCTCGGAGCCTCCATTGCAGTACTGCATATCAGGCTGGTAAACTGTGGAGATTAAAGTGAGTGCCAGAGATGGAAGGTAGAATTCAAGGGGAATCCTAAAAATGGCATAGGGGGAACCTGTAGTTTGATTTAGGAGCATCATGGGGGTTTGTTTGGTATGCTGTTAGGAACGACCCATGTCATCTGAAATGTATGCAAAAGCCTGGATGTAATTGTATGAGGACAAAGGTTCCCTGTAAGTGATTTTTCCTCTTGTCTTCTGCATAATTTCTGCAGCTGCATTAAGCCTTTGATCCTCTTGTTCCTTTTCAGGCAGGGTTTGCCCTGGAACGGTTCACAATACGGGCCCATCACAGACCTGCCTGATTGGTCATTCGCTGGTAAGAAGCATGTGAGAATGTGTGCTGAGGGGTTGGTTGCTGGTATACTCCTTTTGTTCCTTGAGTGTATCGATTCACAAGATCATTATAATGAGTTCATTATCTCATTGTTTCACAAAATTTATTTCTAGCTTAATGAATGAATACCTTACTACAATTGGAGGTTTTCAAAGCTGGAATCAATTCTTTTCAAGTGGCTGACCCTCAGAAGAGTATGTATTAGCATAGGGCTTCTCTACCTTGTTAAACCTGTAAGACTTTTGAAATGTTGAGGATGTGAGTGGTaccgcaaaatggctgccatatgaGAGCAATTACAAAATATTGGGAGATTCACAGCCAAGCATCCTCTTACAACGGGGGCAGTGGTTTCTGAGCGGGCTGTCTCTGCAGACTCAAAAGTCTGCCTGGGGTCTTCTGAAGTACCATaagtggagaaaagccagggtTAGGTGTTTGCTTTGGGAAAGGAATGTTTCAGGAAAGAAGCAGGTGAGCACCACGTTACCCACAGAAACCATACTGGGGATTCTCTGTATAAAGGTTTGTATTGTATCTGTCACACACGTTTAACAGTTTAACAACACTGAGTCCGTTCCATTTTTCTTTTCCGTAATCAAATACTTCAGTTTAACGCTTTTGTGATCCTGGAAAGCTGTTGCAATATTTGTACAGCTTGTAAGATGAACATGGACAACTTATTTTTCTTGTTAAACATAATTTAAACAGACACACTAAATCAGACCCGCATTGACTTTGGGATATCAGAAATTCAGTTCAGATTCTTCCAGAAAACCCACATCCCTCATCGTAAGCGATCTTAACTCCCTAGTGACAAATCCACAAGATTACATGTGAAGGAGCGTGCAAAAGAGATGTCTTCTGAAactctttttcctttcttcccagaTGGACGCCCTGCTCCGCCAATGAAAGGTTATCTTCGCCGGCAGGAAAAGAACAGAGAGTTTGCAGTAAGTGAGGTCTTAGTTGTGCCTTGTGGGATTTAAGGTATTTTTAAACCACAAAAATTTGAGTGGGACAGCAGGGAGGGTTAGCTCTGGGGAACTAGTTTCTAATGGCAAGTTTAACCTTGGACCCTGTGAATTAAGTTCTCTGAACATGTTAGATAATCCCAGCCAGCAATTTTCCTTCACTCATCTGGGAAGAGATGTCAGGCGTCCAGGAAGATACGGTTCCTGATCCATTTATCTTACAGCTATAGATACGAATCTGTTTATAAAGCCATCTTTTCCCTTAAGGAACCTTGGGAATTGTGGTTTTTCAAACTCTTAAGGTTTTGTTGAAGACTCCTTTACACAGCTCCCAGTCTTCTTTGACTGACCTGAATCAAAAAGCACAAGCCCTTTTGTTAAGAGTACCAACCAAAAGAACACAAAGTACCATGTCAGATTTTTTTGCTTTTGGGAGTTCATCAGACTGAATGTTCTGAAAAAGATAAATGGTGTTTCAGTCCTCTTCTCTGCATTCTGTCAGCACTCTGAAGCGCTGACATCAGTTTGCTCATTTGGCCTTCTAGGAAGTAATAtattgtaaaataaacaaaataacggagagtccagtagcacctttaagaccgacgaactttattgtagaataagctttcgagaatcacagctgtcttcatcagatgcatgcatctgacagagagagctatggttttcaaaagcttatgctacaataaagttggttagtcttaaaagtgctactggactctactattttgcaactacagactggcacggctaacttctctggatctaaaataaacaaaactttCATAAATGAAATGTTTCTCTAACATTGGACAGTTTATTGGGTTTCTTGCTCTCCCACTAAGtaaagagtcagtgtggtgtttCTGAGAaatccaagtttgaatccccactctgccatggccaGGCCtaaactctcagcctcacctacctcacagggttattgtggggataaaataaaaagaggagaatgatgcgagccactttgtgtccccatgaggggggaaagcagggtataaagtaaataaataaaataaaaaatattacccAACTGATGTTTATCTAGTGCTTCATCTGAAATCTCCAGTTTTGTTTCTATAACCAACACATTTTCCCTTAGCCATTTAAGGGACCTGTGTGCGGCATTTTATGTCTGGGAGACACTAGGCCAACAACCAGTCCTTGTATTTTCAACTGGGGGCTTctatttttccttcttcttttcaGAAGGCCAAAGGTGCAACCTGGGACCAACTCCATCCAGCATCAGTTTAGCCCCAGGCATTTTAAATGAGATGCATACTAAAGGCCTGAAGACCAGGGCCTACAAcatcatatttttttcttttcctctttctcctttcctttctgctttttttttaatgcctaaCATGGAGAAAATTTCTGGAGAACCCAAAAACTTTCACAATGTTTTGTGTCCTTTTGCCTTTAAATCTGTTTTGGCTTGTGATGAAGACATGCCTTCAAAGTATTACTGTAAGATGGCAGAAGACCTGTGTTTTTCTGCTCTACAAAGAAATGTTGGGGGGATGGACTTTTTCAGATACCACTAACGCCTTGTCTTCTCCTTCAGCGTCGTGTAGCCAAGCTCTCTTCAGAGATTGACCATGGGATGGAGAAATGGAAGGCCAAGCAGAGAGAAGAAGAGCAAGAGGCTGAGGCAAAGCAAAGCAACAGACTCCAGCCCAAAGGAAGGTTCCATCCACTGATcccaaaataaatattaatctgtatactattttttgttctaatttgaGACTTCATGTGTAAGACTTCTTGTACAGGGAGGAGGTGTATCAGATTTGCATCCTTTTTCTTGCCTTGAACTTTGTTTTACACACCACTATGTGGAGTAGCCGTTTTGCGCACTGTGTGTGTCAGATGGGTGTGCAGCATCAGATGCAGCATCAGATGGGTGAGCAGCTCCAAAAGGGACACCGCTTTCCTTGGCTTGCCAAACAAGGGACAGCACAGCGGGGTAGGCCCTTGGGTGGTGGAAGGTGTAATTAAGGGaccctgtaggattttcaaggctatagacagaggcggtttgccattgcctgcctttgtgttgtgaccctggacttccttagcagcctcccacccaagtactaactagggccactcctacttaacttccaagatttgacaagatcacgTTAGCTTGAGCCATCCAGGGCAGAACACATTTAAAAGTTACACACACACGGTTTCTAGATATGCATGTGACACCATAAACGTTAGAATGCACAACAATAAATCAAACAGCCAGAACAACAGGTCAACTTCcagccttcttccctcccccccccccccctggccatTTCTAGAGCTGAAACTTGCTGCACTTCTCTAGGAACCAAACTAATCATCACAACACGCTTGTATACCACTCCTCTGGACAGGgtagtgtccactcagagcggtgaacaaagtcgctgttattattatccccacaatacatctggggagccagggctgagaggagtggcttacccaaggccacctgctgaacaggtggcagcagtgggattcgaaacagcagaatgctgattcgcagcccagccacttaagtACTATGCTGCAGCAAAGTAGGGCCAAGATGATTGTAGGGTGCTAAAGACCCTGGTTTTCCTTGCAGCTACTCTTGAGATTGTTGAGGTGCCTTACACAAGAGTGGCTGCATGTATTTGGTAAGGGAGCATCCTGGAGTCTTCAAAGAGTCTAGACTGGGAGTCATAGCTATTAATGGTGGCTTGCGAGATGTTGCTCTTTGGGCCACCCTTGCCTGTCAGGGTGCTTGTTTCTGCATTCTgcatgtgtgcgcgcgtgcgcgtgTGCATAAGTAGTCCGTCTGTTACAGAGATCGGCACAGCTTTTGTCCCAAGCAAACAGCTCCCATAACAGCTGGTAGCACTCAAGGAAGTGGGGCCGGGCACAAGTCAGTCCCCATTTGCAGATGAAAAAAGCCAGTGGGCCAAAACAGTGTTGCCAACTCTTGagttgggaaatttggggagacTGGAGATgtatttggggaggaggaggagctcagcagggtataatgccatggggtCCACCCTCCAGActagccattttgtccagggaaaAGGATTGCTATACTCTGGTGATCAGTTTTAATTTGGAGAGAgagccagcccccacctggaagttggcaaccctagcaaaggAACAGCCACATATCTCTGGGGCTGAACTTTGCATGTGGTGTCTCCCAGGGCCGAATTCAGTactgcattgctgcctgttctggCATTCGAGCCAGGTAGGACGCCTCTTTTTGAAGGCTAAAGTTCAGCCCTAGACCATGTAAAGTAACAGTGCCTCTAGGCCTATGCAGAGTGCAGCCAGCAGGACTACAGCAGGCAAGGGGCCAAAAAGATGGCTGAAACGTTAGCAAGTGAGGTAT encodes the following:
- the MRPL52 gene encoding 39S ribosomal protein L52, mitochondrial, producing the protein MASCVTRKLGSQLTKIALVSRSLHCSTAYQAGKLWRLKQGLPWNGSQYGPITDLPDWSFADGRPAPPMKGYLRRQEKNREFARRVAKLSSEIDHGMEKWKAKQREEEQEAEAKQSNRLQPKGRFHPLIPK